DNA from Thermomicrobium roseum DSM 5159:
GAGGGCATAGCGTCGCACGTCGATCACACCACTCGTCGGGTCGCTCGTTCGAGCGAGAATCCGCTCACGGTCGAAAAGTTGTGCCCGCAGAATCTGCACAGTGACTAAACCGAAGCCGAGCGTAAGCACCAAGGCGACATGCAAGAGCGGGTGCCCACGCCGGCGAGCGAGTCGGCGAATCTCTGGCGCGAGTGCGGTCGCCCAAAGAACGCCAGCGACGAGAAGTAGAGCGAACCAGGTCGGATCAGTCCGATCGTTCGTCCGTACGATCCCGTAGGCGAGGACGCAGAGGGAGGCCAAAAATGCTGCTGCTGGGACGACTCTCCATACCATCGTTCATCCTCGTGCCTGCTCGCTGGCACGGAGCAGCAGTCCGACGATGAGAAAATTCGTGATCAGCGAGCTCCCACCTGCACTGACGAAGGGTAGGGTGATCCCAGTCAACGGAAGCAGCCGCACGTTTCCACCGAGAATAATGATCGTCTGCAAGCCGAGAACCGTGACGAGTCCGACTGTCAACAAGCGAACGAAGCCGTTTCGGATGCGTAGGGCGATGAACAAACCGCGAAGGATGAGCACGAGATAGAGCGCGACGAGGGCGATCGCTCCCAAACTCCCCAGTTCCTCCCCGATAGCAGCGAATGCGTAGTCGGTTGCCACAACCGGTATCGCCTGTGGATACCCGAATCCCCAGCCGGATCCGAAGATATGGCCATGCGCGAAAGCTAAGTCAGCCTGCACAGGTTGCATGCCCAATCCAGTAGGGTCGCTCCATGGATTCAACCAGATTTGGATACGCTGCTGGACGCGGGGAAAAACGCGCAGTGCAACGATGACTGCTCCGGCGAAAGCCAGAAGACCTCCGCCAACGTAGTAGCCGCGACCTGATGCTGCGTACAGCATGACGAGAAAGACACCGTACAGGAGCAATGCATTACCGAGGTCGTTCTGCAAAACGACGGCGAGTACCGCTATTCCCCACATCACGACGAGCGGGATGAGATAGGGGATGGGAGGCAGCGAAAGTGGTCCGATCCGGTACGAACTCGTCAGGAGCTCGCGGTAGTCGTCGAGATAGCTCGCCAGGAAAAATACGAGCAAGACTTTCACGATTTCTCCAGGTTGCACGGTGATCGGTCCGAGATCGAGCCAAAGACGGGCACCCGAACCGAGGTCAGTTCCGAAAAGCATCGTGAACAATGTCAAGGCTGATGCCCCCAGTGCCCAGGTGTACTTGAAGCGCTTGATCCACTCGAGCCGACGTACCACGGCCACCGTGACCCAGAGTACAGCGAAAGCGAGCAGGAGATACGCCAGTTGCCGCTGGCTCAGGGATGCCCAGAGCCCGCTACCCCCAACAGTAGGACTGAGACGCTGGCTGAGCAGTAATCCCAGACAGGCGAGCATCGCGACGATCGGGAGGACGAGCTGATCACCGCGCAGGCCGAGGATCCCGAGCCAAATGCTTGTTAAGCCGAGGACAGTGATGAAGACCAGACTGACGGTCAGATCGCTCCACGTCCACCGCGTGGTCCCGACTCGCGCGAGGTAGATCGTCAGCAGGCCCACGAGAGCGGCGGTCGCCGGTACCACGAGGAGTTGGAGCTCGAGCCAGCGGACTACCGGACCTCCTCGCTTCATCGATCACCCTGGCAGGTACTTGCCGAGAAGAAGCGAGAATCGCTGCCGTATTTCGGGGGAAATCGCAGCTGGGTCGGTCACGATCGCATGCTGGAGCGCAGTGCGACAGCCGCATCGCCCTGGTAGTGCTCGCAGGTACTCGATCAGTGCGCTGAGGGCACGTTGCGCTGCTTGGACGTTCTGATGCAAGCGCTCCAACACGACCGATACGCTCACCGGTTCTTCTTCGGCATGCCACACATCGTAGTCTGTCACCAGTGCGAGCAGCGCGAAACAGAGTTCTGCCTCCCGAGCCAGACGAACCTCCGGCATCGCCGTCATACCGATGATGTCCAGTCCCCACGAACGGTACAGGTTCGATTCTGCGCGCGTCGAGAACTGTGGGCCTTCGATGCAGATATAAGTCCCTCGGTCGTGGACGCGCACGCCGGCCGCGATCGCTGCTTGGGTGAGTGCCCACCGCAGTTCCGGGCAAAACGGCTCATCCAGCGTGACATGGACAACCAGGCCGCTCTCATCGAAAAACGAGCGAGGCCGCCGGACAGTTCGGTCGACGACTTGATCGGGTACGACGAAATCGAGTGGTGCGATCTCCTCGCGGAGACTGCCGACAGCACTCACGGAGACGACCCACTGCACTCCGAGCGACTTGAGTGCCCAAAAATTGGCCCTGGCTGGTACATTGCTCGGACTGTGCTGGTGCGCACGACCGTGTCGCGGTATGAAAGCGACGCGCATCCCATGGAGTGTTCCCAGCGTGATGGTATCGCTCGGTCGACCGAAGGGGGTCTCGATGGCGATCTCCTCCACATCGGTGAGCTCCGGCATGCGATAGAGACCGCTTCCACCGATCACACCGAGTTCAGCGTCCATCAGTTGTCCTTCCCTCGTTCAGTCGGTCCTACGGCGCACGTTACACTTCGCTGGGAGGCCGTGCGCTCGATGCATGTGCAGGATAACATCGAGTTGCGTCCGGCGACGATCGGTGGCCAGTGGGGCCCTTTTTGGTGGGCCACCTTCCGGGTTCTCTTGGTGCTCCTCGTGTTGACATGGTGGGCAACAGTACTCGCGCGGTTGACGCGGCTGTCGCCTGACACCACGAGAACCCCTTCCGTCCTCGCGGCTGGCCTGACCTATCTCCCCGATTCCCGCGTTCAACTCGAGGGAGATTGGGTGGTGCAGCAGTTAGGCGATGGACGACTCGTTGCCACCAGGACAGCGGGGGATCGCCTCCGGTTTCAATTCGCCGGGACTGCTGCCGCTGTCGAGGTGCGTGCTGGACCGGATGCCGGAGCGATTCTCGTGTCGATCGAAAATGCTCATGCTTCGCTCCGCTCCGTCAATCGCTTCTCGCTCTTGCGATCGTCGGCTCGCCTGGAGATGGTTCCGATCGTGCACAACCTCGTGCCGGGTATTTATCGTGTCGAGGTAACGAACGAGGACGGTGGTGAACTGGCGATCCGGGCTCTCGTGATCGAAAACAGTCCGGGGGTGTGGTGGGCATGGCTGCCACCGGTCGTCGTCGGTATCACGTTTCTCGCACATCTACTCATCACCTGGTGGAACACGCTGCTGGAAGCCCTCGGTTGGTTCCGCGTCCGACCGGAGAAGAGTGAGAAGAATGCTTCCACGTGATGAGCGAGGTCGTCGGATCGATCCGTACGACTCAGTGCTACTGGCGGGTGCTGCACTCGTTGTGACTGGACTGTTGCTTTCGCAAAGTCTACCGGCTCTCCTTGCAGCTGGACTGCTTTTGTTCTCTCAAGTTCTCGCAGTTTGGCAACCTCTCTCGGTGCTCTTTCTCATGCCGGTGGGACTCGCCTTTTTCCCACTCGGCTTCTCGGTAGGCTCTGCTCGCTTTTCTTACCTCGAAGCCACACTTCTCCTCGGGGTCAGCGGGAGTTTTCTCCGATCGACTCTCTCGATGATCGGCGCGCGTGACCGAACAGCTACCCTCCGAACGTTTCTTGCACGTCTCACCCGAGCAGACTTTGCGGGACTCGCTCTCGGGTTACTGCTGGCGGGCACAGTGTCGCTCGGAAGCTTGGCCAACCCCGACCATGTGCGGGAAGCGTTGCGCGAGTGGCGCTGGACTATTGTTGAACCGGTTCTTTGGTATAGTGTCGCTCTGCTCGCCCTGCGATCGAGCCAGGATGCTCGGAGGTTGGTCACGCTGTGGGTACTGTCGGCGGCTGGCATGGCAGTTGCCAGCGTTGTGTTGTGGTTCGCTGGAGGTGGGCTCGCTGTCGAAGGAGTACGGCGCTTGGCGGGCTTTTATCCGCACCCGAATGCAGCGGCGCTCGCGTTGGAGCGTCCTGCTGTCGTCGCTCTCGTATTGGCTGCCGCCGCGAGAGCACCCTGGTGGTTTTGGTCGACGGCAGCTGCACCGCTTCTTGTAGCGGTGATCCTCACCTTCTCGCGCGGTGCTCTCCTTGGACTCTGGGGCGGGCTGCTGGTCGGGCTCTGGCAGCTGGGGAAACGGCGCCTGGCTGGCGCATTTCTTCTGACAGGATGTCTTCTCGCGTTTGTTCTGGTGTTACTCTTTCCGGCGCGACTGCAGGCTGAGCTATGGGCGGGGGGAGATGCACTGCGACTCGCCATTTGGCGTAGTTCCCTCGCCATGATCCAAGACTATCCGCTCACCGGAGTTGGACTCGATCAATATTTGTACCAATACGTGCCGCGCTATGTGGAGCCGCGAGCCTGGTCGGAGCGGTTCACCAGTCACCCACACAACCTCATTCTCGACTTTTGGCTTCGGCTGGGTATCGCTGGTCTCCTCCTACTGGGGAGCGCGCTTTGGCTGGTCGTACAGCACGTCCGATCGTCCTCTCGTGATCCCTGGTCAGTCGCGCTAGTTGCAGGGCTTACGGCTGGCGCGATTCACGGGAGTCTCGATCGCGGATATTTCTCGCCGGATCTCGCAGCCTCGTTCTGGCTGGCGGCTGCCATACTAGATCTGCCGCGTCTCGGTGACCAGCGCGGCAGTTGAAGACGGGAGGCCATCGTGCGCATCTTGGTGACGGGTGGGGCGGGCTTTATCGGTTCCCATCTTTGTGAGTCGCTGCTCTTGGACGGTTACCAAGTCATCGCTGTCGACAGTCTCCTGACTGGACGGTTGGGCAACATTCGACACCTTCTGACGCACCCGTTCTTCCGATTCATCGAGCAGGATGTCACCCAAGGGATCGATATCGAGGCCGATGCCATCTTTCATCTCGCTAGCCCAGCGAGCCCTGTCGGTTACCGGCAGTATCCGATCGAGACGCTGCTCGTGAACTCGGTCGGTACCTACCACCTGCTGGAACTTGCCAGGCGAGTGCGGGCGCGTTTCGTATTCGCGTCGACCTCCGAGGTGTACGGTGATCCGCTTATCCATCCACAAAGGGAGGACTATTTCGGGAATGTGAATCCGATCGGACCGCGCAGCTGTTACGACGAGGGCAAGCGTTTTGGCGAAGCGCTGACGATGGAGTTCGTGCGCTCGTTCGGCGTCGATGCTCGTATCGCGCGCATCTTCAATACCTATGGTCCTCGCATGGATCCAGCGGATGGACGCGTCGTGCCCAACTTCATCGTCCACGCTTTGACGGGCGAGCCGATCGAGATTTTTGGTGACGGGATGCAGACCCGTTCACTGTGCTACATCTCGGACATGGTGCGTGGTCTTCGACTTCTCATGGAACGCGATGGGCTCGCGGGTACGGTGATCAATCTCGGTAATCCTGACGAACGAACTATTCTGGAGCTCGCCTATCTCGTGAGAGAGTTGACCGGAAATCCGGTTCCGATCGTCTTTCGTCCGGCGCGGCCGGACGACCCAGGCCGGCGATGCCCGGATATCAGCCGGGCGCGCGCCGTTCTTGGTTGGGAGCCTCGAGTGCCAGTGGAGGAGGGTCTACGGATGACGATCGACTACTTTCAGGACGTACTCGCTCGAGCTGCTGCTTTCGATGAATGACATGGCGCTTCGGTTGCAGGAAAGGTTGTCCGGCTGGAGCATCGCGCTCCTCGGTAGCCTGCTCGCTCTCGTACTCGTGTTGATTCCCTGGCCAGTCGGCATGGTGCTGGCCAGTGGCATCATATTCGTTCTCGCCGTCGTCCACTGGCCGTTCCTTCTTCCCTTAGGACTGATCCTGTCCGTTCCGTTGCAGGACGTACTTCGGTTTTCCTTGGGTGGGATGGCTATCACCACGACGCAAGCCTTCATTCTGCTGGCCATACTGCTCGGACCGCTCATCGTGCTTCGTCGGCAAATACGGCTCTTTTACCCGGGCATCGCCGTGGCGACGACGGTGCTGATCGCGATTCAAGTTCTGTCACTCGGATTCGCTCGAAATACGTTGTATGGGGTGGCAACGATCTACCGATGGACAGCAGCGCTTCTGGTTTTTCTCCTGATCATTCATCTCGTCGAGTCGCGACGGTCTGTTGTGGTCCTGGCCGTGGGGCTAGTGATCGCTGCCCTCGGCGAAGTAGCATTCGGTATCCTGCAAAGTGGCCTCGGTCTGGCGCCAGCCAGTTTCGCGATCGCTGATAGATGGTATCGAGCGTACGGAACCTTCGGCCAACCCAACCCGTTCGCAGGGTATCTCGAGATGGTCGGCTTGTGGCTGGCCGCCTTGGCCGTCTGGTCGACTCGATTGGCCCAACGACTGTGGGTTCGCTACCGCCGCGTGCGGTTAACAGGGTTCCTCTCTTCCGGATCGACGAGGCGAGCGGCCATCGCT
Protein-coding regions in this window:
- a CDS encoding FtsW/RodA/SpoVE family cell cycle protein, yielding MKRGGPVVRWLELQLLVVPATAALVGLLTIYLARVGTTRWTWSDLTVSLVFITVLGLTSIWLGILGLRGDQLVLPIVAMLACLGLLLSQRLSPTVGGSGLWASLSQRQLAYLLLAFAVLWVTVAVVRRLEWIKRFKYTWALGASALTLFTMLFGTDLGSGARLWLDLGPITVQPGEIVKVLLVFFLASYLDDYRELLTSSYRIGPLSLPPIPYLIPLVVMWGIAVLAVVLQNDLGNALLLYGVFLVMLYAASGRGYYVGGGLLAFAGAVIVALRVFPRVQQRIQIWLNPWSDPTGLGMQPVQADLAFAHGHIFGSGWGFGYPQAIPVVATDYAFAAIGEELGSLGAIALVALYLVLILRGLFIALRIRNGFVRLLTVGLVTVLGLQTIIILGGNVRLLPLTGITLPFVSAGGSSLITNFLIVGLLLRASEQARG
- the mtnP gene encoding S-methyl-5'-thioadenosine phosphorylase, producing MDAELGVIGGSGLYRMPELTDVEEIAIETPFGRPSDTITLGTLHGMRVAFIPRHGRAHQHSPSNVPARANFWALKSLGVQWVVSVSAVGSLREEIAPLDFVVPDQVVDRTVRRPRSFFDESGLVVHVTLDEPFCPELRWALTQAAIAAGVRVHDRGTYICIEGPQFSTRAESNLYRSWGLDIIGMTAMPEVRLAREAELCFALLALVTDYDVWHAEEEPVSVSVVLERLHQNVQAAQRALSALIEYLRALPGRCGCRTALQHAIVTDPAAISPEIRQRFSLLLGKYLPG
- a CDS encoding O-antigen ligase family protein; the encoded protein is MLPRDERGRRIDPYDSVLLAGAALVVTGLLLSQSLPALLAAGLLLFSQVLAVWQPLSVLFLMPVGLAFFPLGFSVGSARFSYLEATLLLGVSGSFLRSTLSMIGARDRTATLRTFLARLTRADFAGLALGLLLAGTVSLGSLANPDHVREALREWRWTIVEPVLWYSVALLALRSSQDARRLVTLWVLSAAGMAVASVVLWFAGGGLAVEGVRRLAGFYPHPNAAALALERPAVVALVLAAAARAPWWFWSTAAAPLLVAVILTFSRGALLGLWGGLLVGLWQLGKRRLAGAFLLTGCLLAFVLVLLFPARLQAELWAGGDALRLAIWRSSLAMIQDYPLTGVGLDQYLYQYVPRYVEPRAWSERFTSHPHNLILDFWLRLGIAGLLLLGSALWLVVQHVRSSSRDPWSVALVAGLTAGAIHGSLDRGYFSPDLAASFWLAAAILDLPRLGDQRGS
- a CDS encoding UDP-glucuronic acid decarboxylase family protein, translating into MRILVTGGAGFIGSHLCESLLLDGYQVIAVDSLLTGRLGNIRHLLTHPFFRFIEQDVTQGIDIEADAIFHLASPASPVGYRQYPIETLLVNSVGTYHLLELARRVRARFVFASTSEVYGDPLIHPQREDYFGNVNPIGPRSCYDEGKRFGEALTMEFVRSFGVDARIARIFNTYGPRMDPADGRVVPNFIVHALTGEPIEIFGDGMQTRSLCYISDMVRGLRLLMERDGLAGTVINLGNPDERTILELAYLVRELTGNPVPIVFRPARPDDPGRRCPDISRARAVLGWEPRVPVEEGLRMTIDYFQDVLARAAAFDE
- a CDS encoding O-antigen ligase family protein translates to MALRLQERLSGWSIALLGSLLALVLVLIPWPVGMVLASGIIFVLAVVHWPFLLPLGLILSVPLQDVLRFSLGGMAITTTQAFILLAILLGPLIVLRRQIRLFYPGIAVATTVLIAIQVLSLGFARNTLYGVATIYRWTAALLVFLLIIHLVESRRSVVVLAVGLVIAALGEVAFGILQSGLGLAPASFAIADRWYRAYGTFGQPNPFAGYLEMVGLWLAALAVWSTRLAQRLWVRYRRVRLTGFLSSGSTRRAAIAATILASALVAGATASLSGIVLSFSRGAWLGTSAGLAIFVLLVPRGLRRSALVIGAIVLAVLAAGGWNELPAAVRERMTLLVSYGRPFDVRDVQLTDANWAVVERMAHWQAAWAMFLDHPLTGVGAGNFSVHFPDYSPHPVFRIARGHAHNYYLHILAELGIPGLLAYLAIFALALLLAVRVWRTRPNEFDRALAAGAFAVTTAVMVHNLVENLHELHLSMQLFSVWALVWRAQAGWGTKREAV